A window of the Helianthus annuus cultivar XRQ/B chromosome 4, HanXRQr2.0-SUNRISE, whole genome shotgun sequence genome harbors these coding sequences:
- the LOC110937488 gene encoding uncharacterized protein LOC110937488, with amino-acid sequence MTVHSGGDEAARERETERRDQRDDGGTDTEVSLRVPQSFSDFFFWWCVLSDCLDLTAAVTFLPAKTRKHGDLSIRFGLQLYLGKCYTCYLGFGRRKHIKIEFLKCLCHKVV; translated from the exons ATGACAGTACACAGCGGCGGCGACGAAGCGGCACGTGAAAGAGAGACCGAAAGGAGGGACCAGAGAGACGACGGCGGCACAGACACGGAGGTGTCGCTGAGGGTTCCGCAGTCTTTCTCCGATTTCTTCTTCTGGTGGTGTGTTCTTTCTGATTGTTTAGATCTTACCGCTGCCGTTACATTTCTCCCGGCGAAG ACGAGAAAACATGGAGATTTGTCAATCCGATTTGGCCTTCAA TTGTATTTAGGTAAGTGTTATACATGTTATCTAGGATTTGGAAGACGAAAGCACATCAAGATCGAGTTCTTAAAGTGCTTATGCCACAAAG TAGTCTGA
- the LOC110934010 gene encoding uncharacterized protein LOC110934010 yields MEDERDGDLRVPLISSLFFVLVFTGGIFLTFYVFAPSFSKPWFPGIALVLIGSPWVFWLLTYLYTCFKGCCSNELPYNYDHANSRRGFPSHPTTPRRSAVSNQTKAMDRSWSTDGSPRDQAIGLDNVGSRHVHFGEEVLVVESDGSKVIHEMESWTNSTKSTPLNAS; encoded by the coding sequence ATGGAGGATGAAAGGGATGGAGATTTAAGGGTACCTTTAATCTCCTCCCTCTTCTTCGTTTTGGTTTTCACCGGCGGTATTTTCTTAACATTTTATGTTTTCGCGCCCAGCTTTTCCAAACCATGGTTTCCTGGGATCGCGCTAGTTTTGATCGGATCACCGTGGGTCTTTTGGTTGTTGACCTATTTGTATACATGCTTTAAGGGTTGTTGTAGTAATGAATTGCCTTACAACTATGACCATGCAAATTCAAGGAGAGGGTTCCCTTCTCATCCAACAACCCCTCGTCGAAGCGCTGTCTCCAACCAAACCAAAGCCATGGATAGGTCCTGGTCTACGGATGGTTCACCACGCGATCAGGCAATCGGTTTGGACAATGTTGGTTCGCGTCATGTGCATTTTGGGGAGGAGGTGTTGGTGGTGGAAAGTGATGGGAGCAAGGTTATTCATGAGATGGAGTCATGGACGAATTCAACCAAGTCAACGCCACTGAATGCATCTTGA